A window of the Candidatus Paraluminiphilus aquimaris genome harbors these coding sequences:
- a CDS encoding acyl-CoA dehydrogenase family protein — translation MSLTFDSARIPNPHLTEDHLAWRDALRRFIDKEVMPYAEEWDEAGHIPIELWPKAAEVGLLGAGYPEQYGGMETDSWHNWIINEELSRVGVGGLSASLMVHGIGLPPVINWGTEEMKAEIAPPVLRGESWISLGITEPGGGSDVANLRTTAVRDGDHFIVNGSKTYITGGMRANYVSTAVRTGGEGATGVSMLLIPTDAQGFSRTPLDKKMGWWASDTATLYFDKLRVPVSNLIGQENQGFKVIMTNFNAERMGMAAAMEAYGRVCMEEAVAWATERQTFGKRLADHQVIRHKIATMKQKLNATQAYIRMCYEAIEAGEPNAGDIALLKVQASEVMEFCAREAMQILGGVGYMRGNRVERIYREVRVNAIGGGSEEIMRDLASRQYGL, via the coding sequence ATGAGCCTCACCTTTGACTCTGCACGAATACCGAATCCGCATCTGACCGAAGATCATTTAGCGTGGCGTGACGCGCTCCGACGTTTTATCGACAAAGAGGTCATGCCCTACGCGGAAGAATGGGATGAGGCCGGCCACATCCCAATTGAACTATGGCCCAAGGCCGCTGAAGTGGGTCTCCTTGGTGCGGGTTACCCTGAGCAATACGGTGGTATGGAAACCGACAGCTGGCACAACTGGATTATTAATGAAGAGCTATCGCGCGTGGGTGTTGGCGGTTTGTCTGCGTCACTGATGGTGCACGGTATCGGCCTGCCCCCCGTTATCAATTGGGGAACTGAGGAGATGAAGGCCGAAATTGCGCCACCTGTGTTGCGCGGTGAATCTTGGATTTCCCTGGGTATCACCGAGCCCGGCGGTGGGTCAGACGTTGCGAACTTGAGAACAACGGCGGTGCGTGACGGTGATCACTTCATTGTAAATGGGTCTAAGACGTACATTACGGGGGGCATGCGGGCGAACTATGTCTCCACCGCAGTTCGCACCGGGGGTGAGGGTGCAACGGGCGTTTCAATGTTACTTATTCCGACTGACGCTCAAGGGTTTTCTCGCACCCCGCTCGATAAAAAAATGGGGTGGTGGGCATCTGATACAGCGACCTTGTACTTTGACAAACTCCGCGTACCGGTCTCTAACCTGATTGGCCAAGAGAACCAGGGCTTTAAAGTCATCATGACGAACTTTAATGCCGAACGCATGGGCATGGCGGCCGCCATGGAAGCCTACGGTCGGGTGTGTATGGAAGAGGCGGTCGCTTGGGCCACAGAACGCCAAACTTTTGGTAAGCGTTTGGCGGATCACCAGGTGATTCGCCACAAGATTGCTACGATGAAACAGAAGTTAAACGCCACACAGGCTTATATCCGGATGTGCTACGAGGCTATCGAGGCAGGGGAGCCGAACGCGGGCGACATCGCACTTTTGAAGGTTCAAGCCAGCGAAGTGATGGAGTTTTGTGCACGAGAAGCCATGCAGATTTTAGGTGGCGTTGGGTATATGCGCGGTAACCGGGTTGAGCGGATCTACCGAGAGGTGAGAGTCAATGCGATTGGTGGTGGCTCCGAGGAGATTATGCGAGATTTGGCGAGTCGTCAGTACGGGCTATAG
- a CDS encoding acyl-CoA dehydrogenase family protein has protein sequence MTVAETSLKNFQADIDKWMAENVPKNPGFLLPLTFLEVGTEQQLDFLRDWQHKLWSAGFLGMHWPTEFGGQGADPAFQGIVDKALSAHNAPIIFNTIGLNWTGPLLLDVGTEEDRQRYVKNILTGEEIWCQGFSEPDHGSDLGNVQTRAVRDGDDFIVNGSKIWTTLGNYADHMILLARTDTSTARKYDGLSFFLAPMKVAGVEARPIRKVTGEYGFNETFFTDARIPGSCLLGDEGGGWRMAMKTLEYERGVIAGQASAHSMQSIGLEDLMNAMHDFERDGAPILEDAMIRDELVKLAIEAKANSISDRRAGIPALNTDYPFGIALSNKYRHTEYARRLKMMGAHVQGAQGALFMDDDKAYMGGFWQRAYFANFGTTIGGGTTQIQANIIGEHVLGLPKS, from the coding sequence ATGACCGTAGCTGAGACCAGTCTCAAAAACTTCCAAGCCGACATCGATAAGTGGATGGCGGAAAATGTGCCTAAGAACCCGGGCTTCTTGTTACCGCTAACATTCTTGGAGGTGGGCACAGAGCAGCAGTTAGATTTTCTACGCGACTGGCAACACAAGCTGTGGAGTGCGGGCTTTTTGGGGATGCATTGGCCAACGGAGTTTGGAGGGCAAGGTGCTGACCCGGCTTTTCAGGGCATTGTTGATAAAGCGCTATCGGCGCATAACGCGCCCATCATTTTCAATACCATTGGCCTCAACTGGACGGGTCCACTTCTGCTCGACGTCGGTACCGAGGAAGATCGGCAGCGCTATGTTAAAAACATTCTGACGGGTGAAGAGATTTGGTGTCAGGGGTTTTCTGAACCAGACCATGGCTCCGACTTGGGTAATGTTCAGACACGAGCGGTTCGAGACGGCGATGATTTCATTGTGAACGGAAGTAAGATCTGGACAACGCTTGGCAATTACGCGGACCACATGATTTTGCTGGCCCGAACCGATACCAGCACAGCCCGGAAATACGATGGCTTGTCATTTTTCCTCGCGCCAATGAAAGTCGCAGGCGTTGAGGCGCGACCGATCAGAAAAGTGACAGGTGAGTACGGCTTCAATGAGACCTTTTTCACTGATGCGCGCATTCCAGGGTCTTGTCTGTTGGGAGACGAGGGCGGTGGCTGGCGAATGGCCATGAAAACGCTCGAGTACGAGCGGGGCGTTATAGCGGGTCAAGCAAGCGCTCACTCGATGCAGTCGATCGGGCTGGAGGACTTGATGAATGCCATGCATGATTTCGAGCGCGACGGTGCGCCCATCCTCGAGGATGCAATGATTCGAGATGAGCTCGTCAAGCTTGCGATTGAGGCAAAGGCCAACTCGATTAGCGATCGGCGTGCAGGCATACCAGCCTTGAATACCGACTACCCATTCGGCATAGCCTTGTCTAATAAGTACCGTCATACCGAGTACGCACGCCGTTTGAAAATGATGGGTGCGCATGTGCAGGGAGCCCAGGGAGCCCTGTTTATGGATGACGATAAGGCCTACATGGGGGGGTTCTGGCAACGAGCCTACTTCGCGAACTTCGGAACAACGATTGGCGGAGGTACCACCCAGATTCAAGCCAACATTATTGGCGAGCACGTGCTCGGCTTACCCAAGTCCTGA
- a CDS encoding acyl-CoA dehydrogenase family protein, whose product MSAVIGSKKINFSEEQGMLLDVAREFVKDKSPGSEVRKFLESEQGFSEPVWQELVDLGWTGINLPESVGGSGLGIAALIPVVESMGKGLMGTPLVSTVLAAELIRRAGGIAEEDVLEDISGGCAATVAYLDRGDWGAVNTGVSVDAQGVLSGSKFMVPDAAQAAWIAVIGANEASEPVVALVSGDDIAVQAQEAHALIDLTKRAATIDFTGIKARRVLSGAKIEGAVRDYLLIGALLTAAEAVGSTSACLDGIVDYLKTRKQFGKLIGSFQALKHPTVDIYVGMEQSRSLVYHASSEVGEGPLSAEAEVACRMAKAQASETIQYAGDRSVQFHGGFGFTWECDSSLFIRRAAWSQQQFGDAMHHRKRLAPLLLDE is encoded by the coding sequence ATGAGCGCTGTTATTGGAAGCAAAAAAATTAATTTTTCTGAGGAGCAGGGAATGCTGCTCGATGTTGCTCGAGAGTTTGTGAAGGACAAATCACCGGGCAGCGAAGTGCGAAAGTTTCTCGAGAGCGAACAGGGGTTTTCCGAGCCGGTTTGGCAGGAGTTGGTCGATTTGGGTTGGACGGGCATCAACCTTCCGGAATCGGTGGGTGGCTCAGGGTTGGGCATCGCGGCACTGATACCCGTTGTTGAGTCGATGGGTAAGGGCCTCATGGGGACGCCGCTTGTTTCAACTGTGCTCGCTGCGGAGTTAATTCGGCGGGCCGGCGGCATTGCCGAAGAGGATGTCCTCGAGGATATTTCAGGCGGTTGTGCGGCGACCGTGGCCTATCTCGATCGGGGTGATTGGGGGGCGGTCAATACGGGCGTGTCGGTCGATGCGCAAGGCGTGTTATCGGGTAGTAAATTTATGGTGCCCGATGCAGCGCAAGCGGCTTGGATTGCGGTTATCGGCGCCAATGAGGCCAGCGAACCTGTGGTGGCTTTGGTGTCAGGCGACGACATCGCTGTTCAGGCGCAGGAAGCTCACGCGCTTATCGATTTAACCAAGCGTGCTGCGACGATCGATTTTACGGGTATCAAGGCTCGGCGAGTATTAAGTGGCGCCAAAATCGAAGGGGCGGTAAGAGATTACCTACTCATTGGTGCGCTGTTGACGGCCGCTGAGGCCGTTGGCTCGACGTCGGCCTGTCTGGACGGCATTGTCGATTATCTCAAAACGCGGAAGCAGTTCGGCAAGTTAATTGGCTCTTTCCAGGCGCTGAAGCACCCGACCGTCGATATTTATGTAGGGATGGAGCAGTCTCGGTCCTTGGTTTACCACGCCTCGAGTGAGGTAGGAGAGGGACCCTTAAGCGCTGAGGCAGAAGTCGCTTGCCGAATGGCGAAAGCACAGGCATCAGAGACTATCCAATACGCGGGTGACCGCTCGGTGCAGTTCCACGGTGGCTTCGGGTTTACCTGGGAGTGCGATTCGTCGCTGTTTATCCGTCGCGCCGCTTGGAGTCAGCAACAGTTTGGCGACGCCATGCATCATCGGAAGCGATTAGCTCCGCTCTTGCTTGACGAATAG
- a CDS encoding cryptochrome/photolyase family protein, whose protein sequence is MNDSKLILVLGDQLSTQQPALRAAVPGRDIILMAEVAEEASYVRHNRHKIALLFSAMRHFKHELESLGFRVEYVPFEAGMSSLEAAVSQVLDANDVSEVMICEPGEYRLLEQMKDVWPRTLGTRVTLLEDDRFLASHTDFAEWAQGKKQLRMEFFYRKMRQRYQILMDGSEPAGGKWNYDADNRVGWRNQVEIPDRPDIRPDAMTSEVIEMVLAKFPDNPGDLRQFRLAVTKTDAERQFDWFVENTLGDFGTYQDALVEESPWVFHGLISMYLNAGLLDPLPVCERVERAWREGKCSLSAAEGFIRQVLGWREYIRGIYWLLMPEYKERNTLGAARALPAYFWDAKTDMRCLSRAIEQSLDHGYAHHIQRLMVIGNFALLAGLDVMEVCDWYLAVYVDAYEWVELPNTLGMALYGDNAVIASKPYAASGKYIQKQGNHCQQCRYKPTKVTGPEACPYNSLYWRFIDKHMDKFGSNPRMGLVVANWRKRDPQEREVIVSWADKMIADWT, encoded by the coding sequence ATGAATGATTCTAAGCTTATCTTGGTCCTTGGTGACCAGCTCAGTACGCAGCAACCGGCCCTGAGGGCAGCAGTTCCGGGGCGCGACATTATCCTAATGGCCGAGGTGGCTGAAGAAGCCAGTTACGTTCGCCACAACCGTCATAAAATAGCGTTGCTGTTTTCGGCAATGCGCCACTTTAAGCATGAACTCGAGTCTTTGGGTTTTCGCGTCGAATACGTGCCGTTCGAAGCCGGTATGTCTAGCTTGGAGGCCGCAGTTTCTCAAGTCTTAGACGCCAATGATGTGTCGGAAGTGATGATTTGCGAGCCGGGCGAGTATCGGTTACTTGAGCAGATGAAAGATGTCTGGCCGCGCACCCTGGGAACGAGGGTGACGCTCCTTGAGGATGATCGCTTCCTTGCATCTCACACTGACTTCGCTGAATGGGCGCAGGGTAAGAAACAACTCCGTATGGAGTTTTTTTACCGAAAGATGCGCCAGCGTTATCAGATTCTGATGGATGGCAGTGAGCCGGCCGGTGGTAAGTGGAATTACGACGCGGATAACCGAGTTGGTTGGCGCAACCAAGTCGAGATTCCCGATCGACCTGACATTAGACCTGATGCAATGACCTCAGAAGTTATCGAGATGGTGCTCGCAAAGTTCCCGGACAATCCGGGAGATCTTCGGCAATTTCGTCTTGCTGTGACAAAGACGGATGCTGAGCGTCAATTTGATTGGTTCGTGGAAAATACGCTTGGAGACTTTGGTACTTATCAAGATGCGTTGGTAGAGGAGTCTCCGTGGGTATTCCATGGTCTCATTTCTATGTATCTGAATGCGGGTCTGCTCGACCCTTTACCTGTTTGCGAGCGGGTTGAGCGAGCATGGCGTGAGGGTAAGTGTTCACTATCGGCTGCGGAGGGTTTCATAAGACAGGTCCTTGGATGGCGCGAGTACATTCGAGGTATTTACTGGCTGTTGATGCCTGAGTACAAGGAGCGCAATACCCTTGGCGCAGCCAGGGCGCTTCCTGCTTACTTCTGGGATGCTAAAACCGATATGCGCTGTCTGAGTCGCGCTATCGAGCAGTCGCTCGATCATGGCTATGCCCATCACATCCAACGACTCATGGTCATCGGAAACTTTGCTTTACTGGCGGGTTTAGACGTCATGGAGGTCTGTGACTGGTACCTCGCAGTCTACGTAGATGCCTACGAGTGGGTTGAGCTTCCGAACACGTTGGGGATGGCGCTGTACGGCGATAACGCGGTAATTGCCAGCAAGCCGTATGCAGCGAGCGGTAAATACATCCAAAAGCAGGGGAATCACTGTCAACAGTGCCGTTACAAGCCCACCAAGGTAACCGGTCCCGAGGCCTGCCCTTATAACAGCCTCTACTGGCGCTTTATCGATAAGCACATGGATAAGTTTGGGAGTAATCCTCGCATGGGACTGGTCGTGGCGAACTGGCGCAAGCGTGATCCGCAAGAGCGAGAGGTGATTGTGAGCTGGGCCGATAAAATGATTGCAGATTGGACCTAG
- a CDS encoding DUF2256 domain-containing protein produces MKKSDLPTKVCPVCDRPFTWRAKWKLNWESVVYCSKRCSGRRYTLKQKTN; encoded by the coding sequence ATGAAAAAGTCTGATCTCCCAACCAAAGTCTGTCCCGTTTGTGATCGTCCGTTTACGTGGCGCGCCAAGTGGAAGCTCAACTGGGAGTCGGTCGTGTACTGCTCGAAGCGCTGCTCTGGGCGGCGCTATACGCTAAAACAAAAAACAAACTAA
- a CDS encoding DASH family cryptochrome produces the protein MRHLHWFRSDLRLNDNPALASHAAAESLLCLYLMPKPKPWCNLTGIGEQRDRFLRESLIELKRDLQDLGQDLLVLEGSPELVIPHLVERYGITEVSVSEHPGWEEKQSLAYLTGKLSIPIQIYRGNSLFTQSDLPMELEDFPKVFSPFRRKAEKLSVRGPKAAPEQLPPPPSAQFDAVPPSSNKPHPGLPIPGGRRAGLRRLKQFIWDDESITEYKQTRNCLDGFDGSSTFSPWLANGNLSVREVAHRIFDFERQRVSNESTYWLFFELLWREFFYWRAEVDGKSMFMLSGKTGKPRRSTFEPRNFARWCAGDTNYPIVNALMRQLVATGWMSNRGRQIAASCLINELDGDWRFGAAFFEKHLIDYDVGSNYGNWQYIAGVGSDPRGGRHFNLSKQTAEHDPSGLFIAKWGGVRPHQPDFVTDAADWPIENEKV, from the coding sequence ATGCGTCACCTTCATTGGTTTAGATCAGACCTGCGACTCAATGATAATCCAGCACTCGCAAGCCATGCCGCGGCTGAGTCTCTGTTGTGTCTTTATCTCATGCCGAAGCCCAAACCTTGGTGCAACCTAACGGGTATTGGCGAGCAGCGAGACCGATTTCTACGCGAATCACTCATCGAGTTGAAGCGAGACTTACAAGACCTCGGACAAGACCTATTGGTACTTGAGGGCTCACCAGAGCTTGTCATTCCGCACTTGGTCGAGCGCTACGGCATCACAGAAGTCAGTGTCAGCGAGCACCCGGGCTGGGAGGAAAAACAGTCGCTCGCTTATTTGACTGGAAAACTCTCCATACCGATTCAAATTTACCGGGGAAACAGTCTCTTCACGCAAAGTGATCTCCCGATGGAGCTCGAGGACTTTCCAAAGGTTTTTTCTCCCTTTCGGCGCAAAGCGGAAAAGCTAAGCGTCCGAGGACCCAAGGCGGCACCGGAACAACTACCCCCGCCGCCCTCAGCGCAATTTGATGCGGTGCCCCCCTCCAGCAATAAGCCCCACCCTGGGTTGCCCATTCCGGGGGGACGGCGGGCGGGTCTCAGGCGGCTAAAGCAGTTTATCTGGGATGATGAGTCAATTACCGAGTACAAGCAGACACGAAATTGTTTAGACGGGTTCGACGGCTCGAGCACTTTTTCCCCTTGGCTCGCAAACGGAAATTTATCGGTGCGTGAGGTGGCGCATCGCATTTTTGACTTTGAGAGACAGCGGGTCAGCAACGAATCGACTTATTGGCTGTTTTTTGAATTGCTGTGGCGAGAATTCTTCTACTGGCGAGCGGAGGTGGATGGTAAATCCATGTTTATGCTCTCAGGTAAGACCGGAAAGCCGAGACGCTCGACGTTTGAACCTCGTAATTTTGCGAGATGGTGCGCTGGCGACACTAACTATCCCATAGTGAATGCCCTTATGCGGCAATTAGTCGCGACGGGGTGGATGAGTAATCGAGGTCGTCAGATTGCGGCCAGCTGCCTGATCAATGAACTCGATGGCGATTGGCGCTTTGGTGCAGCCTTTTTTGAGAAACATTTGATCGACTACGATGTCGGCAGTAACTACGGCAATTGGCAGTACATTGCCGGCGTGGGAAGTGATCCGCGGGGGGGCCGTCACTTCAACTTAAGCAAACAGACCGCAGAGCATGACCCAAGTGGCCTGTTTATCGCGAAATGGGGAGGCGTGAGACCGCATCAACCCGACTTTGTCACCGACGCTGCCGACTGGCCCATTGAAAATGAAAAAGTCTGA
- a CDS encoding NADH:flavin oxidoreductase: MSTNDTLLSPTRVGGLDLNNRVVMAPMTRNQSPENVPTDANVEYYRKRAAGGVGLIVTEGTCVDHIAASGYPGVPYIHGEERLAGWRRVVDAVHAEGGKIAPQLWHVGGMRKKGMLPEGDIDGYAPSGMNVPGKVNRHVMSAADIDDVIGAFAKGAADSKAVGFDAVEIHGAHGYLLDQFFWEGTNQRDDSYGGSMANRGNFVAEIVAACRAEVGPDFPIILRWSQWKQQDYTARLATTESAMADFLEPLVDAGVDIFHCSQRRFWEPEFEGSDLNLAGWVKKLTGKPTITVGSVSLDADFIPDPGEVGFKAAKPASLDKLNHMLERGDFDLVAVGRALIANPDWVRVIERGDVSRLVAFEKPMLMTLD, encoded by the coding sequence ATGAGTACGAATGACACCCTTTTGAGCCCAACGCGCGTTGGCGGTCTCGATCTTAATAACCGTGTGGTGATGGCGCCTATGACGCGGAATCAATCACCCGAGAATGTGCCCACCGATGCCAACGTCGAGTACTACCGAAAGCGTGCGGCCGGTGGCGTGGGTCTGATCGTTACGGAAGGCACTTGCGTTGATCACATTGCAGCCAGCGGCTACCCCGGGGTGCCCTACATTCACGGGGAAGAGCGACTGGCAGGTTGGAGGCGCGTTGTCGACGCGGTTCATGCTGAAGGGGGTAAAATAGCGCCGCAGTTGTGGCACGTGGGCGGAATGCGCAAAAAGGGCATGCTCCCTGAGGGCGATATTGACGGTTATGCACCATCAGGCATGAACGTGCCCGGTAAGGTTAATCGGCACGTCATGTCCGCCGCTGATATTGACGATGTAATTGGCGCCTTCGCCAAAGGCGCCGCCGACTCCAAGGCGGTCGGTTTTGATGCGGTTGAGATTCACGGTGCTCACGGTTACCTGCTCGACCAATTCTTCTGGGAGGGTACAAACCAGAGGGATGATTCTTACGGTGGTTCGATGGCGAACCGCGGTAATTTCGTCGCCGAGATCGTCGCGGCCTGTCGTGCTGAAGTCGGGCCTGACTTTCCGATCATTCTTCGTTGGTCTCAGTGGAAGCAGCAGGACTACACGGCACGATTGGCAACGACCGAATCAGCGATGGCTGATTTTTTAGAGCCGTTGGTTGATGCAGGAGTTGATATTTTCCACTGCAGTCAGCGTCGCTTTTGGGAGCCGGAATTTGAAGGGAGTGATTTGAATTTGGCCGGGTGGGTCAAGAAATTGACCGGCAAACCAACAATAACAGTGGGAAGTGTCAGCCTCGATGCCGATTTTATTCCCGATCCGGGTGAGGTTGGATTCAAAGCGGCAAAACCTGCATCACTCGACAAGTTAAACCACATGCTCGAGCGCGGTGATTTCGACTTGGTGGCTGTCGGTCGTGCGCTGATTGCGAACCCTGACTGGGTGCGGGTAATAGAGCGCGGTGACGTGAGTCGACTTGTGGCCTTCGAAAAGCCGATGTTGATGACCTTGGACTGA
- a CDS encoding TonB-dependent receptor, producing the protein MFARGLKTSRKVLAATIAVAAASALVATPATYAQETTAEVRGVVIDTSGSPLEGATIVVTSKATGISKTVEANANGGYSVRGLPAGVVYDVEVMANGLQKSMTKNVSLAVGQAAVLNYNLSAIEEVIVTGAQVVLAETAVGPNAIFDIAALQDSPAINRNINDIIQQDPRLYVDQSRGSVDAVQCNGANPRYNSLTVDGVRLNDGFGLNSNGYPTQRMPFPYDAISSVAVEMAPMSVVYGGFSACNINAVTKAGRNDIYGSAFFDYGSDELRGDKLEGDSIAQQNYSETRYGFELGGALIADKLFFYGAYEKYEGADLNNRGAIGSGAVNEVPVSQADLDRIAQIARDVYGYEPGRTVSEPFDFDDEKYLVKLDWYASDTQRLSMTYMYNDSFNFTPSDGDLDEFEFDKHFYKRGAELTTYNINWYADWTENFSTEVRYSYNEVDFLQASVSGQDFGEFRIELDEVDVYLGQDDSRQANDLDWEVEQLVARGTYVWGDHAITFGYERDTSDIFNLFYQHVDTEIRFDGIDNFEQGNAARVYYGNAISNNEMDAAVEWGYTINTAYIEDEWQVTPDFRLTYGLRYDYYESDDEPALNPAFTADYGFPNTATLDGLDLLMPRIGFTYDMNDSMTLSGGVGLFSGGNPNVWYSNVFSNTNTTAVQTQIRGINLFEQDYELCESGVPVCGPGYGVPSQQVAQVAAGDGSNFEIVYLDPDFEAPSEWKYALGLTWETDAGYLITADAQITRGKDTAIYKHGDLEQVGTNDFGNGYPAYESVRLSSFELTNSSVGNESESVAVSVFKSFENGLDMRLGYAWVDSKDVNPMTSSVAFSNYVNRTFYDPEEEVLSPSNYNVEHRVTAVLNYNVNLFGSYNTRFSLFGQSSSGVPYSVTLGGFEGTSLAYGFTPYLDFLEHVLVEPGTRNNRRGSSWTKADLRISQELPGLSDEHSARAFVVVDNFTNLLNDDWGVLYKPNFPYGVTQEDIDAGRTESRIGGASLWEIRVGFSYNF; encoded by the coding sequence ATGTTTGCTCGAGGACTCAAAACTTCGCGGAAGGTGCTGGCAGCAACGATTGCCGTTGCAGCGGCCTCTGCATTGGTGGCGACGCCCGCCACATACGCTCAGGAAACCACCGCTGAGGTTCGCGGTGTTGTAATAGATACATCTGGCTCGCCGCTTGAAGGCGCGACAATTGTTGTGACAAGTAAAGCGACGGGTATTTCGAAAACTGTTGAAGCGAATGCTAATGGTGGCTACTCAGTCCGAGGTCTGCCTGCCGGTGTCGTATACGATGTTGAAGTTATGGCCAATGGACTGCAAAAGTCGATGACAAAAAATGTCTCGCTAGCCGTTGGTCAAGCAGCTGTACTGAACTACAACCTCTCAGCAATTGAGGAAGTGATCGTTACGGGCGCGCAAGTGGTGCTGGCTGAAACAGCCGTAGGACCCAATGCGATTTTTGATATTGCCGCGCTGCAGGACAGCCCAGCGATCAACCGGAACATTAACGACATTATTCAGCAAGATCCGCGTCTCTACGTTGATCAGTCGCGCGGTAGTGTTGACGCCGTTCAATGTAACGGGGCAAACCCTCGCTATAACAGCCTTACTGTCGATGGTGTTCGGTTAAACGACGGGTTTGGTCTGAACTCAAACGGCTACCCTACTCAGCGCATGCCTTTCCCTTACGATGCCATTTCAAGTGTGGCCGTTGAGATGGCGCCCATGAGTGTTGTTTACGGCGGTTTCTCAGCTTGTAACATCAACGCTGTGACCAAGGCGGGTCGAAACGACATCTACGGTTCGGCTTTCTTTGATTATGGGTCTGATGAGCTGCGTGGAGACAAGCTAGAGGGTGACAGCATCGCTCAGCAGAATTACTCGGAGACGCGTTATGGCTTCGAGCTCGGCGGTGCACTGATTGCCGATAAGCTTTTCTTCTATGGCGCCTATGAGAAGTACGAGGGGGCTGACCTCAATAACCGCGGGGCAATTGGCTCAGGTGCTGTGAATGAAGTGCCTGTTAGTCAAGCAGACCTCGACCGAATTGCGCAGATAGCACGGGACGTCTATGGCTACGAGCCAGGCCGTACGGTTTCAGAGCCGTTCGACTTTGACGATGAAAAATACCTTGTGAAGCTGGACTGGTATGCGTCGGATACACAGCGTCTATCGATGACCTATATGTACAACGACTCGTTTAACTTCACTCCGTCTGATGGTGACCTTGACGAATTCGAGTTCGATAAGCACTTCTATAAGCGCGGTGCTGAGCTCACGACGTATAACATCAACTGGTACGCGGATTGGACCGAAAACTTCTCGACTGAAGTTCGTTACTCCTACAACGAAGTCGATTTCCTTCAGGCTTCCGTATCTGGGCAGGATTTTGGAGAATTCCGAATCGAACTTGATGAGGTCGATGTATACCTAGGTCAAGACGACAGCCGTCAGGCAAACGATCTTGACTGGGAAGTTGAGCAGTTAGTTGCTCGCGGCACGTATGTTTGGGGTGATCACGCTATTACCTTTGGCTACGAGCGTGATACGTCCGATATCTTTAACCTGTTCTATCAGCACGTCGACACGGAAATCCGTTTCGATGGCATTGATAACTTTGAACAGGGTAATGCTGCGCGTGTCTACTACGGTAATGCGATTAGCAACAACGAAATGGATGCGGCAGTTGAGTGGGGTTACACCATCAATACCGCGTATATCGAAGACGAGTGGCAGGTAACGCCTGACTTCCGTCTCACCTATGGTCTGCGATACGACTATTACGAATCAGATGATGAGCCAGCCCTGAACCCGGCCTTTACGGCGGACTATGGCTTCCCCAATACAGCAACATTGGACGGGCTCGATCTTCTCATGCCGCGTATTGGCTTTACCTATGACATGAATGACAGCATGACGCTCAGTGGTGGTGTAGGTCTCTTCTCAGGCGGAAACCCCAATGTCTGGTACTCAAATGTGTTCTCTAACACCAATACCACGGCGGTGCAGACACAAATAAGAGGCATCAATCTCTTTGAGCAAGACTACGAGCTTTGTGAGTCCGGTGTGCCTGTTTGCGGTCCCGGCTACGGTGTGCCCTCTCAGCAGGTGGCTCAGGTTGCTGCAGGAGACGGTAGTAACTTTGAGATCGTCTATCTTGACCCAGACTTCGAAGCGCCTTCAGAGTGGAAATATGCCTTGGGCCTTACGTGGGAAACTGATGCGGGCTACTTAATCACCGCCGATGCGCAGATCACGCGTGGCAAAGACACGGCAATTTATAAGCACGGTGATTTAGAGCAGGTTGGCACCAATGACTTTGGAAACGGCTACCCCGCTTATGAGAGTGTTCGTCTGTCGTCATTCGAGTTGACTAATAGCAGCGTCGGTAACGAGTCTGAGTCGGTTGCTGTGAGCGTCTTTAAGAGCTTTGAGAATGGTTTGGATATGCGCCTTGGCTATGCGTGGGTAGACTCGAAAGACGTCAACCCCATGACGTCCTCGGTGGCTTTTTCTAACTACGTTAATCGAACGTTCTATGACCCAGAAGAGGAAGTGCTCTCTCCCTCAAACTACAACGTAGAGCATCGTGTTACGGCGGTTCTGAACTACAACGTCAATTTGTTCGGTAGTTACAACACCCGCTTCTCGCTGTTCGGTCAGTCAAGTTCAGGTGTGCCCTACAGCGTTACGCTAGGTGGCTTCGAGGGTACAAGCTTGGCCTATGGCTTTACGCCTTACCTGGACTTCCTCGAGCACGTCTTGGTGGAGCCTGGAACGCGTAACAACCGTCGAGGTAGTTCTTGGACAAAGGCAGACCTGCGCATCTCGCAGGAGTTGCCTGGGCTTAGCGACGAGCATAGCGCCCGAGCCTTTGTGGTTGTTGATAACTTTACGAACCTACTCAACGATGACTGGGGTGTCCTCTACAAGCCTAACTTCCCGTATGGCGTCACACAGGAAGACATCGATGCGGGTCGTACCGAGTCGCGTATTGGCGGAGCGTCGCTCTGGGAGATTCGGGTAGGGTTTAGTTACAACTTCTAA